tgtacagggaggaatgaggggcaggtaccagacgtgtacagagaggaatgaggggcaggtaccagacgtgtacagggaggaatgaggggcaggtaccagacgtgtacgggaaggaatgaggggcaggtaccagacgtgtacagggaggaatgaggggcgggtaccagacgtgtacaggaaggaatgaggggcaggtaccagacatgtacagggaggaatgaggggcaggtaccagacgtgtacagggaggaatgaggggcaggtaccagacgtgtacagggaggaatgaggggcaggtaccagacatgTATGGGGAGGAATGAAgggcaggtaccagacgtgtacagggaggaatgaggggcaggtaccagacgtgtacaGAGAGGATTGAGGGGCAGGTACAAGACGTGTAcagggaggaatgaggggcaggtaccagacatgtacggggaggaatgaggggcaggtaccagacatgtacggggaggaatgaggggcaggtaccagacatgtccggggaggaatgaggggcaggtaccagacgtgtacagggaggaatgaggggcaggtaccagacgtgtacagagaggaatgaggggcaggtacaagacgtgtacagggaggaatgaggggcaggtaccagacatgtacggggaggaatgaggggcaggtaccagacatgtacggggaggaatgaggggcaggtaccagacatgtatgggaaggaatgaggggcaggtaccagacatgTACAGGAAGAAATGAGGGGCAGGCACTAGATGTGTAcagggaggaatgaggggcaggtaccagacgtgtacagagaggaatgaggggcaggtaccagacatgtacagggaggaatgaggggcaggtaccagacatgTACAGGAAGAAATGAGGGGCAGGCACCAGACGTGTAcagggaggaatgaggggcaggtaccagacgtgtacagggaggaatgaggggcaggtaccagacatgtacggggaggaatgaggggcaggtaccagacatgtacggggaggaatgaggggcaggtaccagacgtgtacaGGAAGAGATGAGGGGCAGGCACCAGACGTGTACAGAGAGGAATGAGGAGCAGGTACCAGATGTGTAcagggaggaatgaggggcaggtaccagacatgTACAGGAAGAAATGAGGGGCAGGCACCAGACGTGTAcagggaggaatgaggggcagATACCAGATATGTACAGagaggaatgaggggcaggtaccagacgtgtacagggaggaatgaggggcaggtaccagacatgtacggggaggaatgaggggcaggtaccagacatgTACGGGGAGGAATGAGGGGCAAGTACCAGATGTGTACAGGAAGAAATGAGGGGCAGGCACCAGACGTGTAcagggaggaatgaggggcaggtaccagacgtgtacagagaggaatgaggggcaggtaccagacatgtacggggaggaatgaggagcaggtaccagacgtgtacagggaggaatgaggggcaggtaccagatGTGTATGGGAAGaaatgaggggcaggtaccagacgtgtacgagatggaatgaggggcaggtaccagatGTGTACGGGAAGaaatgaggggcaggtaccagacatgTACGGGGAGGAATGAGAAGcaggggcaggtaccagacgtgtacggggaggaatgaggggcaggtaccagacgtgtaTGGGGAGGAATGATGGGCAGGTACCAGACATGTACGGGAAGaaatgaggggcaggtaccagagGTGTACAGGGAGGAATAAGGGGCAGTTACCAGACGTGTACGAGAtggaatgaggggcaggtaccagacgtgtGCGGCGAGGAATGAGAGCAGGGGCAGGTACCAAACGTGTATGGGGAGGAATGAGGGGCAGTTACAAGACGAGTGCATTGAGGAATGAGGAGCAGGTACTAGACATGTACAGGAAGAAATGAGGAGCAGGTATCAGATGTGTACGGGAAGaaatgaggggcaggtaccagatGTGTGCGTGGATGAATGAGAAGCGGAAgcaggtaccagacgtgtacagggaggaatgaggggcaggtactAGACGTGTAcggggaggaatgaggggcaggtaccagatATGTACtgggaggaatgaggggcaggtaccagatGTGTATGGGGAGGAATGAGAAGCAGGAGCAGGTACCAGACGTGGAGGAATGAGGAGCAGGTACGAGACGTGTATGGGGAGGAATGAGGGGCAGTTACCAGATGTTTACAAGGAGGAATGAGGAGCAGGTACCAGACGTATAcggggaggaatgaggggcagTTACCAGACGTGTACAGGAAGAAATGAGGGGCAGGTACTAGACATGTACGGGATGGAATGAGCTGCAGGTACCAGACGTGTACGGGAAGaaatgaggggcaggtaccagatATGTACtgggaggaatgaggggcaggtaccacACGTGTACAGGAAGAAATcaggggcaggtaccagacgtgtGCAGGGAGGAATGAGAAGCAGGGGCAGGTACCAGATGTGTACAGGAGGAATGAGGGGCACGTACCAGACGTATGcggggaggaatgaggggcaggtaccagacgtgtacGGGGAGGAATGAGGGACAGTTACCAGACGTCTACAGGAAGaaatgaggggcaggtaccagacatgTACGAGAtggaatgaggggcaggtaccagacatgTACGGGAAGaaatgaggggcaggtaccagacatgTACTGGGAGGAATGAGGGGCAGTTACCAGACGTGTGCGAGGAGGAATGAGAAGCAGGTACCAGACGTGTACGGGGAGGAATAAGGAGCAGGTACCAGACGTGTACGGGATGGAATGAGGGGTAAGGGCAGGTACCAGATGTGTACAGGAAGaaatgaggggcaggtaccagacgtgtacaGAAAGAAATGAGAGGCAGGTACCAGACGTGTGCGAGATGGAATGAGGGGCAGGTAAAAGACGTGTACGGGAAGAAGTGAAgggcaggtaccagacgtgtaAGGGGAGGAATGGGGGCAGTTACCAGACGTGTATGGGGAGGAATGAGAAGcaggggcaggtaccagacgtgtacaGGGAGGAATGTGGAGCAGGTACCAGAAGTGTACGGGGAGGAATGAGAAACGGGCAGGAAATAGATGTGTACGGGGAGGAATGAGGGTCAGTTACCAGACATGTACAAGGAGGAATGAGGAGCTGGTACCAGACGTGTACGGGAAGAAATaaggggcaggtaccagacgtgtacGGGGAGGAATGAGGGACAGTTACCAGACATGTACGGGGAGGAATGAGAAGCAGGGGCAGGTACGGGGAGGAATGAGAAGcaggggcaggtaccagacgtgtacggggaggaatgaggggcaggtaccagacgtgtaTGGGGAGGAATGATGGGCAGGTACCAGACATGTACGGGAAGaaatgaggggcaggtaccagatGTGTACGGGAAGaaatgaggggcaggtaccagagGTGTACAGGGAGGAATAAGGGGCAGTTACCAGACGTGTACGAGAtggaatgaggggcaggtaccagacgtgtGCGGCGAGGAATGAGAAGCAGGGGCAGGTACCTGACGTGTATGGGGAGGAATGAGGGGCAGTTACCAGACGAGTGCGTTGAGGAATGAGGAGCAGGTACTAGACGTGTACAGGAAGAAATaaggggcaggtaccagacgtgtacgggaagaaatgaggggcaggtaccagacgtgtGCGGCGAAGAATGAGAAGCAGGAGCAGGTACCAGACTTGTACGGGGAGGAATGAGGAGCAGTTGCCAGACGTGTACGGGGAGGAATGAGGAGCAGGTACTAGACGTGTACAGGAAGaaatgaggggcaggtaccagacgtgtacaGGAAGAAATGAGGAGCAGGTACCAGACGTGTGTGGGGAGGAATGAGAAGCAGGGGCAGGTACCAGATGTGTACAGGGAagaatgaggggcaggtaccagacgtatacggggaggaatgaggggcaggtaccagacgtgtacGGGGAGGAATGAGGGCCAGGTACCAGATGTGTATTGGGAGGTATAAGGGGCAGTTACCAGACGTGTACAGGAAGaaatgaggggcaggtaccagacatgtacgggatggaatgaggggcaggtaccagacgtgtacGGGATGGAATGgggggcaggtaccagacgtgtaGGGGAAGAAATGAGGAGCAGGTACCAGATATGTACtgggaggaatgaggggcaggtaccagacgtgtaTGGGGAGGAATGAGGGGCAGTTACCAGACGTTTGCGGCGAGGAATGAGAAGCAGGAGCAGGTACCAGACGTGGAGGAATGAGGATATAGTTAATTAGAACAGAGCCACATATAAGTCCTCTCACGGACAGAAAAAAACTCCCAAGCAATATATATAATAAGAAGAAAGGAGTCAACAAGCTGCCAATTTAGTCTAAAGATTATAACATTTATTAAATGATATCAAATATTTTAGAATTCAAGTAAGCTGATGATACAAAACATCCAATCATTAAAGAATTAACAAATGCATCACGGATACAGGTAACAAGAACCACACATCACACCTATACCAAACGACTTGAGGTCACAGGTTCACTGGGATAAGTATGCTGATAGTAAAACACTAATTGCCCCACTGGGAACCGTTAATAGTGCAAGTATATAAGAAAATCTAGGACTGGACCTCACCCATATCAGTCGTGGTGTGTACGTGGAAACGCCAGCCCCtatgcgcgtttcgcgtaggcttcttccgggggccgtgAAATGAGAAATGAGGAGCAGGTACCAGACGTGTGCGGGGAGGAATGAGAAGCAGGAgcaggtaccagacgtgtacagggaggaatgaggggcagTTACCAGATGTGTACGGGAAGGAATGAGAAGCAGGGGCAGGTACCAGAAGTGTACGGGGAGGAATGAGAAACGGGCATGAAATAGATGTGTAcggggaggaatgaggggcagTTACCAGACATGTACAAGGAGGAATGAGGAGCAGGTACCAGACGTGTACGGGAAGAAATGAGGGGCAGTTACCAGATATGTACGGGGAGGAATGAGAAGCAGGGGCAGGTACCAGATGTCTACGGGGAGGAATAAAAAGCAGGGGCTGGTACCAGATGTGTAcggggaggaatgaggggcagTTACCAGATATGTACGGGGAGGAATGAGAAGcaggggcaggtaccagacgtgtacGGGGAGGAATGAGAGGGGCAGGTACCAGAAGTGTACAGGGAGGAATGAGAAGCAGGGGCAGATACCAGACTTGTACAGGGAGGAATGAGGGACAGGTACCAGATGTGTACAGAGAGGATTGAGAAGcaggggcaggtaccagacgtgtacaGGGTGGAATGAGGAACAGGTACCAGACGTGTAcggggaggaatgaggggcagTTATCAGACGTGTACAGGAAGAAATGAGGGGCTGGTACCAGACGTGTGCAGGATGGAAagaggggcaggtaccagacgtgtacgggatggaatgaggggcaggtaccagacgtgtacgggaagaaatgaggggcaggtaccagactTGTGCAGGGAGGAATGAGAAGcaggggcaggtaccagacgttTACAGGGCGGAATGAGGGGCAGGTGCCAGACGTGTACAGGAAGaaatgaggggcaggtaccagacatgtacgggatggaatgaggggcaggtaccagacgtgtacaggaagaaatgaggggcaggtaccagacatgtacgggatggaatgaggggcaggtaccagacatgtacgggatggaatgaggggcaggtaccagacgtgtacgggaataatgaggggcaggtaccagacgtgtacGGGGAGGAATGAGCggcaggtaccagacgtgtacgggaagaaatgaggggcaggtaccagacgtgtacaGGGTTGGAATGAGGAGcaggggcaggtaccagacgtgtacGGGGAGGAATGAGGAGCAGGTACCAGACATGTATGGGTAGGAATGAGGGGCAATTACCAGACGTGTGCGGGGAGGAATGAGAAGCTGGCGCAGGTAACAGACGTGTGCGGGGAGGAATGAGGAGCAGGTACCAGATGTGTATGGGGAGGAATGAGGGGAAGTTACCAGACGTGTACGGGGAGGAATGAGGAGCAGGTACTAGACGTGTACTGGAAGAAATGAGGGGCAGGTACCGGACGTGTACGTGGAGGAATGAGGGGCGGTTACCAGACGTGTGCGGAAAGGAATGAGAAGCAGTGGCAGGTACCAGATGTGTACGGGGAGGAATGAGGAGCAGGTACCAGACGTGTATGGGAAGAAATGAGGGGCAGGTACCGGACGTGTCTGGGGAGGAATGAGGGGCAGTTACCAGGCGTGTGCGGGGAGGAATGAGAGGCAGGGGCAGGTACAAGACGTGTAAGTGGAGGAATGAGAAGCaggggcaggtaccagacatgTACAGGGAGaaatgaggggcaggtaccagacgtgtacaGGGAGGAATGAGAAGCAGGGGCAGGTGCCAGACATGTACAGGGAGaaatgaggggcaggtaccagacgtgtacagggaggaatgagaagcaggggcaggtaccagacgtgtacaGGGAGGAATGAGAAGCAGGGGCAGGTGCCAGACATGTACAGGGAGGAATGAGGGGCAAgggcaggtaccagacgtgtacaggtgtcggggtcgtaacgacaatataccctcattcaccagtcattccaaattaaactataagcatgtggtaccgggtaagaatgagtcagacaggtagctggttcaatctcagtgcatgctcatgtgactatatgtgtcagccacagtcataccaactgaactttattttccaaatacacggtactaaaaaggaatgcaataggcggggtttaagcagtatacgtctagtgctcagtccttctgattcgtcggacgtctcctggtggattcctcctcttctttctatttccaagtttcgatttcagaagaaatgaaactttaacctttcagattctaaacgaaagtgaagaatgaacactggcagccatctttaatacaattacatttgcattaacaagggaaaacttattgtttcacagtataagatataaaagtacaaaaagtatataagaaaatatattttcaccttgacacaggGAGGAATGAGAAGCAGAGGCAGGAACCAGATGTGTACGGGGAGGAATGAGGTGCAGGTAGCAGACATGTACAGGAGGAATGAGGGGCAGCTACCATACGTGTTCGGGGAGGAATGAGAAGcaggggcaggtaccagacgtgaACGGGAGGAATGAGAGGCAGGAGCAGGTAACAGACGTGTACAGGAAGGAGTGAGAGTCAGGGGCAGGTAACAGACGTGTACGGGGAGGAATGAGAGATAGAGGCAGGTACCAGACGCGTAcagggaggaatgaggggcaggtaccagacatgTACAGGGAGGAGTAAGAGGCAGGGGCAGGTACCAGACGCGTAcagggaggaatgaggggcaggtaccagacatgTACAGGGAGAAGTGAGAGGCAGGGGCAGGTAACAGATGTGTACGGGGAGGAATGAGAGGCAGGTACCAGACATGTACAGGGAGGAATGAGAGGCAGGGGCAGGTACCGGACGTTTACGGGAGGAATGAGATGCAGGGGCAGGTACCACATGGGGAGGAATGAGAAGCAGGAGCAGGTACCAGACATGTACAGGGAGAAATGAGGGGCAGGTAACAGACGTGTACAGGAAGGAGTGAGAGTCAGGGGCAGGTAACAGACGTGTACGGGGAGGAATGAGAGATAGAGGCAGGTACCAGACGCGTAcagggaggaatgaggggcaggtaccagacgtgtacaGGGAGAAGTGAGAGGCAGGGGCAGGTACCAGACGCGTAcagggaggaatgaggggcaggtaccagacatgTACAGGGAGAAGTGAGAGGCAGGGGCAGGTAACAAACGTGTACGGGGAGGAATGAGAGGCAGGTACCAGACATGTACAGGGAGAAGTGAGAGGCAGGGGCAGGTAACAGACGTGTACAGGGAGGAATGAGAGATAGAGGCAGGTACCAGACATGTACAGGGAGGAATGAGAGGCAGGTACCAGACGTGAACGGGAGGAATGAGAGGCAGGAGCAGGTAACAGACGTGTACGGGGAGGAATGAGAGATAGAGGCAGGTACCAGACATGTACAGGGAGGAGTGAGAAGCAGGGGCAGGTAACAGACGTGTACaggaaggaatgagagatagaggCAGGTACCAGACATGTACAGGGAGGAGTGAGAAGCAGGGGCAGGTAACAGACGTGTACAGGGAGGAATGAGAAGCAGGGGCAGGTAACAGACGTGTACAGGGAGGAGTGAGAGATAGAGGCAGGTACCAGACATGTACAGGGAGGAGTGAGAGGCAGGGGCAGGTAACAGATGTGTACGGGGAGGAATGAGAGGCAGGTACCAGACATGTACAGGGAGGAGTGAGAGGCAGGGGCAGGTAACAGATGTGTACGGGGAGGAATGAGAGGCAGGTACCAGACATGTACAGGGAGGAGTGAGAGGCAGGGGCAGGTACCGGACGTTTACGGGAGGAATGAGATGCaggggcaggtaccagacatgTACAGGGAGaaatgaggggcaggtaccagacgtgtacagggaggaatgataggcaggggcaggtaccagacgtgtacaGGGATGAATGAAGGGCAGCTGCGGGCAGGAGTGTGGGGGGTACAAGACATCTACGAAGAGGATTGAGGTGCAGGCACCAGATAGGTAGGGTGGAAATGAGGGGCAGGTGGGTACCAGACGTGAACAGAACTGGCGGAAATGAGGGGCTGGTGCGGATACCAGATCTGCACTAATAGGAATGAGGGGCAGATGCAGGTAACAGACTTCTATGGGGAGGATTGAGGGTCAAGTGTGCGTACCAGATGTGTACAGGGAGAGGAGGGACAAGGGGGCAGGTGTGGGTACCAGACATGGGTAAGATGGGATGAGAGTCTACACCTTCATTCATTggaagatttttatttatttttgttagaaTTTGTCAATTGATCTCACCTCTGCTGGCAATTTCCACGTCCCCCGTGTGCATAGGGGGCACATTAATATGCTGTTCACATATCCTGTTTTCAGATAAATGTACTTAATGGGAAATGCAATTGAAAGTGATATTCCGGTCTAAGTAGGTTATTTACAGAACAGTTGATAAATGCAAGATCAATCTAACACCACCTCCATGTTAGCCAAAATGGCTCCATTCTTTCTCATGTCTTTAGCACCATTGACTATACATGGCAGTAGCATCTTATTATCTATCACAAATTATTTGTTTTCTGGATCTTGGAAAAGAAGCCAAACAATaatggaaaaaagtaaaaaaacaacgtTGTGGTAAAGGTCAGGGTGAGGTACGAGCAGGGATGCGGGTGGTAAGGGAGGGCTGAGAGTAGGGATGCGAGTGGTAAGGGAGGACTGAAAGCAGGGATGCCGGTGGTAAGGGAGGACTGAGAGCAGGGATGCCGGTGGTAAGGGAGGACTGAGAGCAGGGATGCCGGTGGTAAGGAAGGGCTGTGAGTAGGGATGCCGGTGGTAAGGGGAGGCTGAGAGCAGGGATGCGGGTGGTATGAGAGGGCTGACAGCAGGGATGCCGGTGGTAAGGGAAGGCTGGGAGCAGGGATGAATCTCAGCTTTTTGTTAGTGACGTCTTCCTCTTTTGTAGATTCTTTTGGGACTATGAATGGAACTGAAGATGAGAGCTCGCTATATATTCAGCAGTGCGGTGTGCTATTGGATTGTCATGATGATGATGATATTTCGCAATCTGCTCCTGGTGAAGAAATTGAGGAAAGTTTCTTTGAGTCTGAAAAGAAGCACGGATCAACATACAGTGGATCAGTCAAAGCGGGCCCCAGTACCAAAGGGGCAAGTAAGCTGTCTAATATCATAGCTCATCTACAGAACTTGGCCAGCAAGCGTGAGTCGTCCCGCATGGAATCTGAGATTGAGGAGGAAGTCGCCTTTCAGATGGGCGAGAGCTCTTTTGCCTACGATACACATGGTATTTCTTTTGAAGGTCATGGTGACAATCTGGCCTCCCCTAGGGGGCGCTCACACTCTTCTGATCAACGCTTAAAAGCATTTAAGGCAATTAAAATATTACAGGACACGGACTCAAAGGATAAAAAATATATCTGTGTGGAGTGTGGTAAAACTAGCCGGTACGAGTCCGCGTATCTGCGACACAAGAGGACACACACTGGCGAGAAGCCGTTTACTTGTGCTGATTGCGGAAAGTGTTTCCGGAGAAGTTCTCAGCTAGTGactcaccagagaatccacacaggtgaGAAACCCTACACTTGCCTGCGCTGCGGGAAGAGCTTCAGCTGTAACTCCACCCTGGTGACCCATCAGAGGACCCACACAGGCGAGAAGCCTTACATCTGCATTGAATGTGGAAAGGGCTTCATCCACAGTTCTGATTACAACCGGCACCACCGAGTGCACCGTGGAGAGAAGCGCTACACCTGCAAGGAGTGCGGAAAGAGCTTCAGCCAGAGCTCCTATCTGGTCATCCACCAGCGCATCCACACTGGAGAGAAACCCTTTGTGTGTAACGTTTGTGGAAAGTGTTTCAGTCGCAACTCTTCACTTGTGACACATCAGAGGGTGCAC
This is a stretch of genomic DNA from Ranitomeya variabilis isolate aRanVar5 chromosome 6, aRanVar5.hap1, whole genome shotgun sequence. It encodes these proteins:
- the LOC143781262 gene encoding uncharacterized protein LOC143781262 isoform X1 → MSERLPGAHVWDPPGSDDDDGCPMPYTDSFGTMNGTEDESSLYIQQCGVLLDCHDDDDISQSAPGEEIEESFFESEKKHGSTYSGSVKAGPSTKGASKLSNIIAHLQNLASKRESSRMESEIEEEVAFQMGESSFAYDTHGISFEGHGDNLASPRGRSHSSDQRLKAFKAIKILQDTDSKDKKYICVECGKTSRYESAYLRHKRTHTGEKPFTCADCGKCFRRSSQLVTHQRIHTGEKPYTCLRCGKSFSCNSTLVTHQRTHTGEKPYICIECGKGFIHSSDYNRHHRVHRGEKRYTCKECGKSFSQSSYLVIHQRIHTGEKPFVCNVCGKCFSRNSSLVTHQRVHTGERPYTCAECGKSFRQSSHLLIHQRTHTPDSHLALRAMM
- the LOC143781262 gene encoding uncharacterized protein LOC143781262 isoform X2, encoding MYSFGTMNGTEDESSLYIQQCGVLLDCHDDDDISQSAPGEEIEESFFESEKKHGSTYSGSVKAGPSTKGASKLSNIIAHLQNLASKRESSRMESEIEEEVAFQMGESSFAYDTHGISFEGHGDNLASPRGRSHSSDQRLKAFKAIKILQDTDSKDKKYICVECGKTSRYESAYLRHKRTHTGEKPFTCADCGKCFRRSSQLVTHQRIHTGEKPYTCLRCGKSFSCNSTLVTHQRTHTGEKPYICIECGKGFIHSSDYNRHHRVHRGEKRYTCKECGKSFSQSSYLVIHQRIHTGEKPFVCNVCGKCFSRNSSLVTHQRVHTGERPYTCAECGKSFRQSSHLLIHQRTHTPDSHLALRAMM